A genomic region of Nostoc sp. UHCC 0702 contains the following coding sequences:
- a CDS encoding DUF692 domain-containing protein, giving the protein MTYNFSAPRLGLPNLGLGVGLRPQHFRHIVEQGPGVDWFEIISENFIDNYGYSRHLLEQIASQRPIVMHGVSLSIGNTDPLNFDYLARLKALADEIDPVWISDHLCWTGVATINSHDLLPLVLNEESFRHVAERVKIVLDYLERPFILENPSTYIQFQQSTITEWEFLGALAEETGCGILLDVNNVYVSSRNHGYDAEEYIKGLPSDRIVQIHLAGPTDCGDYFIDTHDCPVPTEVWQLYAIAQKLTKGVATLLEWDANIPAYPDLLAELAKARNVLAGNLPEVAVSSAEKAFTLSNPLDYQLGKNYEPTNVI; this is encoded by the coding sequence GTGACATATAATTTTTCTGCCCCACGCCTGGGTTTACCCAATTTGGGACTGGGCGTCGGGCTTCGTCCTCAACATTTCAGACATATCGTCGAACAGGGGCCGGGAGTAGACTGGTTCGAGATTATCAGTGAAAATTTCATAGATAATTACGGCTACTCCCGCCACCTGTTAGAACAGATTGCCAGTCAGCGTCCCATCGTCATGCACGGTGTGTCCCTGTCAATCGGGAATACCGACCCCCTTAACTTTGATTATTTGGCTCGTTTAAAAGCTTTGGCGGATGAAATCGATCCGGTTTGGATTTCTGATCACTTGTGTTGGACGGGAGTTGCGACGATTAATTCCCACGACTTGCTGCCCTTAGTCCTCAACGAGGAGAGCTTTCGTCATGTGGCAGAAAGGGTAAAAATTGTTCTGGATTATTTGGAGCGTCCGTTTATCCTGGAAAATCCCAGCACATACATTCAGTTTCAGCAGTCTACGATCACCGAATGGGAGTTTTTAGGAGCTTTAGCAGAAGAAACAGGTTGCGGCATTCTTTTGGATGTAAACAACGTTTATGTTTCCTCCCGCAATCACGGTTACGATGCCGAGGAGTATATCAAAGGGTTGCCGAGTGATCGCATCGTCCAAATCCATTTAGCCGGTCCGACGGACTGCGGAGACTATTTCATCGATACCCACGATTGTCCGGTTCCCACTGAGGTTTGGCAACTTTACGCGATCGCTCAAAAGTTAACCAAAGGGGTAGCTACTTTGTTGGAATGGGACGCGAATATTCCTGCCTATCCCGATTTATTAGCCGAATTGGCAAAAGCAAGAAACGTGCTGGCTGGTAACCTCCCGGAAGTTGCCGTTTCATCAGCTGAAAAGGCATTCACTTTATCGAATCCCCTGGATTATCAATTGGGGAAGAACTATGAGCCAACCAA